A region of Micromonospora chokoriensis DNA encodes the following proteins:
- a CDS encoding type I polyketide synthase, with protein sequence MASEETLRDYLKWVTTDLHKARQRIRELESAGSEPIALIGMACRYPGGVRSPEDLWQLVADGRDGIGAFPTDRGWDLDGLYHPDPDNPGTCYTRDGGFLPDLAAFDAEFFGVSPREAMAMDPQQRLLLETAWEATERAGIDPHQLRGTRTGIFAGTPSTQDYVSLLQQNPPEGSEGYFLTGTAPSVISGRVAYLLGLEGPAVTLDTACSSSLVALHLAGQALRLGECDLALAGGATILASPTAFIGFSRQRGLAPDGRCKSFAAAADGTGWSEGVGLLMLERLGDAQRNGHPVLAVLRGSAVNQDGASNGLTAPNGPAQQRVVLQALANAGLTTADVDAVEAHGTGTVLGDPIEAQALIATYGQDRPEDRPLWLGSLKSNLGHSQGAAGVGGVIKMVEALRHETLPRTLHVDEPSPHVDWSAGTVRLLTEERQWPTGDRPRRAGVSSFGMSGTNAHVILEEAPAPEPAEPVAPTSGELPWLISAGTADALRDQAARLAAHLDGVATAPVDVAHTLRTARSTLSHRAVVLGPRHRDGLTALAGGGTDADVVTGTAVADAEAVFVFPGQGSQWSGMAAELLDTAPAFAGRIAACAAALHPHVDWNLLDVLRSDDPNLLDRVDVVQPALWAVMVSLAELWRDHGVTPAAVIGHSQGEIAAAVVAGALSLDDGAKVVALRSRALLRLAGTGGMVSVTAPLRTVEDLLADGLTIAAVNGPSAVVVAGPADAVAAFLTRCEDAGVRARRVAVDYASHCGAVEPVEADLTTALAGITPGPASVPFLSTVTGSAADGGTLDAAYWYANLRNPVRLDEAVTAAATAGNRLFLEVSPHPVLTGGISDTVTTPVLHTLRRGEGGQRRVVRALAEAHVAGAPVDWSTVLPEAHRVDLPTYAFQRRRFWPEPAPERIAADPVDAEFWAAVEGGDLTGLGMGHLNDAVAHLGEWRRERREHRALDTWRYRVTWRPRTDLPEPRLDGDWLLLVPEGTEQDLVATGTDQDLVATGTEQDLVATITDRMTRAGATVTVTSEAALGAALDGPAPAGVLSLLALDERPTDQHRALTRGAAATTDLLAALRDTHPQTPVWAATRGAVSTGPADPVRRVPQSFVWGLGRVAALEQSASWGGLVDLPDTLDERTADRLCAVLTGITVGDGVEDQVAVRPSGVLARRLTRAAAGTAPTWQPSGTVLVTGGTGGIGTELARWLARNGADHLVLTSRRGAAAPGAADLTAELTATGVRVTVAACDVADLDAITALVRQCADAGDPIRAVVHTAGVAQHTPIADVTLAEFAHVLDAKVTGAANLDRLFGEPGDLDAFVLFSSVAGTWGSGGQIAYAAGNAYLDALAEARRARGCAATAVSWGAWGGGGMATKQETADHLLRRGLPPMPPEQTTVALAQAVALGEATVTVADVRWDRFAPSFTVGRPSALLADLDDARTALTNAAPDDDSQAAGLRTQLAGMTPGERDTFLVDLVRAEAAAVLGHADASAVTPDRALRDLGFDSLSAVEFRNRLCAATGLRLPTTLAFDHPNAHAIARLLRDEVAGTAPAPSASPATTIAGTDEPVAIVAMSCRLPGGVRTPDDLWQLVLDGRDAIGDFPTDRGWDVDALYHPDPDHPGTSYTRSGGFLHDAAEFDAAFFGISPREALATDPQQRLLLETAWEGFERAGIDPHALRGSRTGVFVGASSQGYGAGVQSAPEGTEGYLLTGTATAVISGRISYALGLEGPALTVDTACSSSLVALHLAAQSLRRGECDLALAGGVAVIGNPMVFVEFSRQRGLAADGRCKAFGADADGTGWAEGVSVLVVERLRDAEANGHQVLAVIRGSAVNQDGASNGLSAPSGPAQQRVIRAALADAGLTPADVDVVEAHGTGTVLGDPIEAQAVIAAYGPGRDGTDPLWLGSLKSNIGHTQAASGVSGVIKTVLALRAGVLPRTLHADEPSPHVDWSAGTVQLLSEPRDWPDTGRPRRGAVSSFGVSGTNAHVILEQPTAPASVPPTDGGQLPAVPVVVSATTAPALRAQAAALLDHLTGEPAARLTDLGWSLATTRAALEHRAAIVATDLDGVRLSLTALRDDTTAAALTTDVTVDGRTAVIFTGQGSQRAGMGRELYDAHPVYADAFDAVCAHLDTHLDRPIRDLVLDPAHADLLDRTEYTQPALFAVEVALFRLFAHWGIVPDYLAGHSIGELSAAHVAGVLDLADAAALVAARGRLMQALPDGGAMAAVQADEAEVLASLDGVDGRITVAAVNGPTSTVVSGDESSVEQVVAYWRDAGRRTRRLQVSHAFHSPHLDPMLGEFRRAATAVTYRPPQIPIVSTLTGHVATTDELTSPDYWVRHARDTVRFADAVRELHRHQVRTLLELGPDPVLAAMAEETLADQPGRAAVAVAALRGGHPEPVTVLTALARLQTRGADPDWAAVYAGADARRVPLPTYAFQHQPYWLHPDPADAASSTTGHPLLHTAMTLADTGEVLFTGRLTTARQPWLTDHTVLGTAILPGTAFVEMAAHAADHVGCGQVEELTLEAPLVVPDGVGTRLQVRVGPADADGRRALSVHSRPDRDDDSPWTRHAAGTASSTPVTEPDPDEIWPPADATPIDVDFLYEFLPQLGYGYGPAFQGLRAAWQRGEETYAEVALAEPTAAEAARYGVHPALLDAATHAMGLATAAEAQQGLSPTQSRMPFSWTGISVHATGAAAARVRITPNGDDGVRIDLADQTGQPVATVGKLVLRPVSVTQLRQPTDEAPLFTVDWAPVEPQIAPAGGRYAVIGAPDPFVADAAAAVGSLVDDYPDLDALAASGAVPELVFVPARPGGDVPGPAVDAWLALAQRWLADPDFAGARLILLSRGAVEPDPAADAPDLAHAAAWGLIRSAQSEDPDRIVLADVDDSPLSAASLPGVLASGEPQLAVRDGRAYAPRLARAAAAPTSLDIDPDGTVLVTGGTGALGGLLARHLVTTHGVRHLLLTSRRGPDAPGVEELTAQLTALGASVTVAACDAADADQLAHTLTGVPAAHPLTAVVHAAGIVDDGVLASLTPRRVAAVLAAKADAAGNLHQLTRDRDLTAFVLFSSSAGSFGGPGQGNYAAANAYLDALARHRRHHGLAAISLAWGPWAVGGGMAGQLSDADINRMTSFGITPFTADTGLAAFDAAVGVDNPVVLPIGLRPAAVAGNGPVPPLLRGLVRRPARRVAENTTDGGDPAEALKRRLVATAPADRPRVLLEMVQSQVAAVLGHASADAVQPDRGLVECGLDSLAAVDLRNRLAAATGLRLPATIVFDQPTPGALARYLQDELLDERALSALSVLGELDRLEAGLAAVSADDPDRAKVAGRLRSLLDTWTGANPAHDSSALHGATAEELFDLLDDELGIA encoded by the coding sequence ATGGCAAGCGAAGAAACGCTCCGGGACTATCTGAAATGGGTCACGACCGACCTGCACAAGGCGCGTCAACGCATTCGGGAACTGGAATCGGCCGGCTCCGAGCCGATCGCCCTGATCGGAATGGCCTGCCGCTATCCCGGCGGTGTGCGCAGCCCCGAGGACCTCTGGCAGCTGGTCGCCGACGGGCGCGACGGCATCGGCGCGTTCCCCACCGACCGGGGCTGGGACCTCGACGGGCTCTACCACCCCGACCCCGACAACCCGGGCACCTGCTACACCCGCGACGGCGGCTTCCTGCCCGACCTGGCCGCCTTCGACGCCGAGTTCTTCGGGGTCAGCCCGCGCGAGGCGATGGCCATGGACCCGCAGCAGCGGCTGCTGTTGGAGACCGCCTGGGAGGCCACCGAACGGGCCGGTATCGACCCGCACCAGCTGCGCGGCACCCGCACCGGCATCTTCGCCGGCACCCCGAGCACCCAGGACTACGTCTCACTGCTTCAGCAGAACCCACCCGAGGGCAGCGAGGGTTACTTCCTCACCGGCACCGCGCCCAGCGTCATCTCCGGTCGGGTCGCGTACCTGCTGGGCCTGGAGGGCCCGGCCGTCACCCTGGACACCGCCTGCTCGTCGTCGCTGGTCGCCCTGCACCTCGCCGGTCAGGCGCTGCGCCTGGGCGAGTGCGACCTGGCCCTGGCCGGCGGCGCCACGATCCTCGCCTCGCCGACCGCCTTCATCGGTTTCAGCCGCCAACGCGGCCTCGCACCCGACGGGCGGTGCAAGTCGTTCGCCGCCGCCGCGGACGGCACCGGCTGGTCCGAGGGGGTCGGCCTGCTCATGCTGGAACGGCTCGGCGACGCCCAGCGCAACGGTCACCCCGTCCTGGCGGTGCTGCGCGGCTCCGCCGTCAACCAGGACGGCGCCTCCAACGGGCTCACCGCCCCCAACGGCCCCGCCCAGCAGCGCGTCGTGCTGCAAGCCCTGGCCAACGCCGGGCTGACCACGGCCGACGTGGACGCCGTCGAGGCGCACGGCACCGGCACCGTCCTCGGCGACCCGATCGAGGCCCAGGCGCTGATCGCCACCTACGGTCAGGACCGACCCGAGGACCGTCCGCTGTGGCTCGGCTCCCTCAAGTCCAACCTCGGGCACTCGCAGGGCGCCGCGGGCGTCGGCGGTGTGATCAAAATGGTCGAGGCGCTGCGCCACGAGACGCTGCCCCGGACCCTGCACGTCGACGAACCCAGCCCGCACGTCGACTGGTCGGCCGGCACCGTACGCCTGCTCACCGAGGAGCGTCAGTGGCCGACCGGGGACCGGCCGCGCCGCGCCGGGGTGTCGTCGTTCGGCATGTCCGGCACCAACGCCCACGTCATCCTGGAGGAGGCCCCGGCCCCCGAGCCGGCCGAGCCGGTCGCCCCGACCTCCGGGGAGCTTCCCTGGCTGATCTCCGCCGGCACCGCCGACGCACTACGCGACCAGGCGGCACGGCTGGCCGCCCACCTCGACGGCGTCGCAACCGCACCGGTGGACGTCGCGCACACCCTGCGTACCGCCCGCTCGACGCTCTCCCACCGCGCTGTGGTCCTCGGCCCGCGCCACCGCGACGGCCTGACCGCCCTCGCCGGCGGCGGCACCGATGCCGACGTCGTCACCGGCACCGCCGTCGCGGACGCCGAGGCGGTCTTCGTCTTCCCGGGCCAGGGCTCCCAGTGGAGCGGCATGGCCGCCGAACTGCTCGACACCGCACCGGCCTTCGCCGGCCGCATCGCCGCCTGCGCCGCCGCCCTGCACCCGCACGTCGACTGGAACCTGCTCGACGTGCTCCGCTCCGACGACCCGAACCTGCTGGACCGGGTCGACGTGGTCCAGCCGGCGCTCTGGGCCGTGATGGTCTCCCTCGCCGAACTCTGGCGCGACCACGGCGTCACCCCGGCGGCCGTGATCGGCCACTCGCAGGGCGAGATCGCCGCCGCGGTCGTGGCCGGCGCACTGTCCCTCGACGACGGCGCGAAGGTCGTCGCGCTGCGCAGCCGGGCCCTGCTCCGACTCGCCGGAACCGGCGGCATGGTCTCGGTCACCGCCCCGCTGCGCACCGTCGAGGACCTGCTGGCCGACGGTCTGACGATCGCCGCCGTCAACGGGCCGTCCGCCGTCGTGGTCGCCGGACCGGCCGACGCCGTGGCAGCCTTCCTGACCCGGTGCGAGGACGCCGGAGTCCGGGCCCGGCGGGTCGCTGTCGACTACGCCTCGCACTGCGGCGCCGTGGAGCCGGTCGAGGCCGACCTGACCACCGCGCTGGCCGGCATCACCCCCGGCCCCGCGTCGGTGCCGTTCCTGTCCACGGTCACCGGCAGCGCCGCCGACGGTGGCACGCTCGACGCCGCCTACTGGTACGCCAACCTGCGCAACCCGGTTCGCCTCGACGAGGCCGTCACCGCCGCGGCCACCGCCGGCAACCGGCTCTTCCTCGAGGTCAGCCCGCACCCGGTGCTGACCGGCGGGATCAGCGACACGGTCACCACCCCGGTTCTGCACACGCTGCGACGCGGCGAGGGCGGCCAGCGACGCGTCGTCCGCGCGCTCGCCGAGGCGCACGTCGCCGGGGCCCCCGTCGACTGGTCCACGGTGCTGCCCGAAGCCCACCGCGTCGACCTGCCCACCTACGCGTTCCAACGGCGTCGGTTCTGGCCGGAACCGGCGCCCGAGCGGATCGCCGCCGACCCCGTCGACGCCGAGTTCTGGGCGGCCGTCGAGGGCGGCGACCTGACCGGCCTCGGCATGGGCCACCTCAACGACGCCGTGGCGCACCTCGGCGAGTGGCGCCGGGAACGCCGCGAACACCGGGCCCTGGACACCTGGCGCTACCGGGTGACCTGGCGTCCGCGCACCGACCTGCCGGAGCCGCGACTGGACGGAGACTGGCTGCTGCTCGTACCGGAGGGCACCGAGCAGGACCTGGTCGCGACAGGCACCGACCAGGACCTGGTCGCGACAGGCACCGAGCAGGACCTGGTCGCGACGATCACCGACCGGATGACCCGGGCCGGCGCGACGGTCACCGTCACCTCCGAGGCGGCGCTCGGCGCGGCGCTGGACGGCCCCGCCCCGGCCGGCGTGCTGTCCCTGCTCGCCCTCGACGAACGGCCCACCGACCAGCACCGCGCCCTCACCCGCGGCGCCGCCGCCACCACCGACCTGCTCGCGGCCCTGCGCGACACCCACCCGCAGACCCCGGTCTGGGCCGCCACCCGGGGCGCGGTCTCGACCGGCCCGGCCGACCCGGTACGCCGCGTCCCGCAGTCGTTCGTCTGGGGACTCGGCCGGGTCGCGGCCCTGGAACAGTCCGCCTCCTGGGGCGGTCTCGTGGACCTGCCGGACACCCTCGACGAGCGCACCGCCGACCGGCTCTGCGCCGTGCTGACCGGCATCACCGTCGGCGACGGAGTCGAGGACCAGGTGGCGGTACGCCCCTCCGGCGTCCTCGCCCGCCGGCTGACCCGTGCCGCCGCCGGCACCGCGCCGACCTGGCAGCCGTCCGGCACCGTCCTGGTCACCGGTGGCACCGGCGGCATCGGCACCGAGCTCGCCCGGTGGCTCGCCCGCAACGGCGCCGACCACCTCGTGCTCACCAGCCGGCGCGGGGCCGCCGCGCCCGGCGCCGCCGACCTGACCGCCGAACTCACCGCGACCGGTGTACGCGTCACCGTCGCCGCCTGCGACGTCGCCGACCTCGATGCGATCACCGCTCTGGTACGGCAGTGCGCCGACGCGGGTGACCCGATCCGCGCGGTCGTCCACACCGCAGGCGTCGCCCAGCACACACCGATCGCCGACGTCACACTCGCCGAGTTCGCCCACGTGCTCGACGCGAAGGTCACCGGCGCGGCGAACCTGGACCGGCTCTTCGGCGAGCCCGGCGACCTCGACGCGTTCGTGCTGTTCTCCTCGGTGGCCGGCACCTGGGGCAGCGGCGGGCAGATCGCGTACGCGGCCGGCAACGCCTACCTGGACGCGCTCGCCGAGGCCCGCCGGGCCCGTGGCTGCGCGGCGACAGCGGTGTCCTGGGGCGCGTGGGGCGGCGGCGGTATGGCCACCAAACAGGAGACCGCCGACCACCTGCTGCGCCGCGGCCTGCCGCCGATGCCGCCCGAGCAGACCACCGTCGCCCTGGCCCAGGCCGTCGCGCTCGGCGAGGCCACCGTCACGGTCGCCGACGTGCGCTGGGACCGGTTCGCCCCGTCGTTCACCGTCGGACGGCCCAGCGCCCTGCTCGCCGACCTGGACGACGCCCGCACCGCACTGACCAACGCGGCCCCCGACGACGACAGCCAGGCCGCGGGGCTGCGTACGCAACTCGCCGGCATGACCCCCGGCGAACGGGACACGTTCCTGGTCGACCTGGTCCGCGCCGAGGCCGCCGCGGTGCTCGGGCACGCCGATGCCTCCGCCGTCACCCCGGACCGGGCACTACGCGACCTCGGCTTCGACTCCCTGTCGGCCGTCGAGTTCCGCAACCGGCTGTGCGCCGCGACCGGCCTGCGGCTGCCCACCACCCTCGCCTTCGACCACCCGAACGCCCACGCCATCGCCAGGCTGCTGCGCGACGAGGTGGCCGGCACGGCACCGGCCCCGTCGGCGAGCCCCGCCACGACCATCGCCGGCACCGACGAGCCGGTCGCCATCGTGGCGATGAGCTGCCGCCTGCCCGGCGGTGTGCGTACCCCGGACGACCTGTGGCAGCTGGTCCTCGACGGTCGGGACGCGATCGGCGACTTCCCGACCGACCGGGGCTGGGACGTCGACGCCCTCTACCACCCCGACCCGGACCACCCGGGCACCAGCTACACCCGCTCCGGCGGTTTCCTGCACGACGCCGCCGAGTTCGACGCCGCGTTCTTCGGCATCTCCCCGCGCGAGGCGCTCGCCACCGACCCCCAGCAGCGGCTCCTGTTGGAGACCGCCTGGGAGGGCTTCGAACGGGCCGGCATCGACCCGCACGCGTTGCGCGGCAGCCGGACCGGCGTGTTCGTCGGCGCGTCCAGCCAGGGCTACGGCGCCGGCGTCCAGAGCGCCCCCGAGGGCACCGAGGGTTACCTGCTCACCGGCACCGCCACCGCTGTCATCTCCGGCCGCATCTCGTACGCCCTCGGCCTCGAAGGCCCGGCGTTGACCGTCGACACCGCCTGCTCGTCGTCGCTGGTCGCCCTGCACCTGGCCGCCCAGTCGCTGCGCCGGGGCGAGTGTGACCTCGCCCTGGCCGGTGGCGTCGCGGTGATCGGCAACCCGATGGTCTTCGTCGAGTTCAGCCGGCAACGCGGCCTCGCCGCCGACGGCCGGTGCAAGGCCTTCGGCGCCGACGCCGACGGCACCGGCTGGGCCGAGGGGGTCAGCGTCCTGGTCGTCGAGCGGCTCCGCGACGCCGAGGCCAACGGCCACCAGGTCCTCGCCGTGATCCGCGGCAGCGCCGTCAATCAGGACGGCGCCTCCAACGGCCTGTCCGCCCCGAGCGGCCCTGCCCAGCAGCGGGTCATCCGGGCCGCGCTCGCCGACGCCGGACTCACCCCGGCCGACGTCGACGTGGTCGAGGCGCACGGCACCGGCACCGTCCTCGGCGACCCGATCGAGGCGCAGGCGGTCATCGCCGCCTACGGTCCCGGCCGCGACGGAACCGACCCGCTGTGGTTGGGCTCGCTGAAGTCCAACATCGGCCACACCCAGGCCGCGTCGGGCGTCAGCGGCGTCATCAAGACCGTCCTCGCGCTGCGGGCCGGAGTGCTGCCCCGCACCCTGCACGCCGACGAGCCGTCACCGCACGTCGACTGGTCCGCCGGCACCGTCCAACTGCTCAGCGAGCCCCGCGACTGGCCGGACACCGGCCGTCCCCGGCGGGGCGCCGTCTCGTCGTTCGGCGTCAGCGGCACCAACGCCCACGTCATCCTGGAACAACCGACCGCCCCGGCGTCGGTCCCGCCGACCGACGGCGGGCAGCTCCCCGCCGTACCCGTGGTGGTCTCCGCAACGACCGCACCCGCCCTGCGAGCGCAGGCGGCGGCGCTGCTCGACCACCTCACCGGCGAGCCCGCCGCGCGCCTCACCGACCTCGGCTGGTCCCTCGCCACGACCCGGGCGGCCCTCGAACACCGCGCGGCGATCGTCGCGACCGACCTCGACGGGGTACGCCTGAGCCTCACCGCCCTGCGCGACGACACCACGGCAGCCGCCCTCACCACCGACGTCACCGTCGACGGGCGCACCGCGGTGATCTTCACCGGGCAGGGCAGCCAGCGGGCCGGGATGGGCCGCGAGCTGTACGACGCCCACCCGGTCTACGCCGACGCGTTCGACGCGGTCTGCGCCCACCTGGACACCCACCTCGACCGGCCGATCCGCGACCTCGTCCTGGACCCGGCGCACGCCGACCTGCTGGACCGCACCGAGTACACCCAACCGGCGCTCTTCGCCGTCGAGGTGGCCCTGTTCCGGCTCTTCGCGCACTGGGGCATCGTCCCGGACTACCTCGCCGGGCACTCGATCGGCGAGCTGAGCGCCGCCCACGTGGCCGGCGTCCTCGACCTGGCCGACGCGGCCGCCCTGGTGGCAGCCCGTGGCCGGCTCATGCAGGCGCTGCCCGACGGTGGCGCGATGGCCGCCGTCCAGGCCGACGAGGCGGAGGTGCTCGCCTCGCTCGACGGGGTGGACGGCCGGATCACCGTCGCCGCGGTCAACGGACCGACCTCCACTGTGGTCTCCGGAGACGAGTCGTCGGTCGAGCAGGTCGTCGCGTACTGGCGCGACGCCGGGCGGCGCACCAGGCGACTCCAGGTCAGCCACGCCTTCCACTCGCCGCACCTGGACCCGATGCTCGGCGAGTTCCGGCGGGCCGCGACCGCGGTGACCTACCGGCCGCCGCAGATCCCGATCGTCTCCACCCTCACCGGACACGTCGCGACCACGGACGAGCTGACCTCGCCGGACTACTGGGTACGGCACGCCCGGGACACCGTCCGCTTCGCCGACGCCGTCCGCGAACTCCACCGCCACCAGGTCCGTACGCTGCTCGAACTCGGCCCGGACCCGGTGCTCGCCGCGATGGCCGAGGAGACCCTCGCCGACCAGCCCGGCCGCGCCGCGGTCGCCGTGGCCGCCCTGCGCGGCGGGCACCCGGAACCGGTCACCGTCCTCACCGCGCTCGCCCGGCTCCAGACCCGGGGCGCCGACCCCGACTGGGCCGCCGTCTACGCCGGCGCCGACGCCCGCCGCGTCCCGCTCCCCACGTACGCCTTCCAGCACCAGCCCTACTGGCTGCACCCGGACCCGGCCGACGCCGCGTCCAGCACCACCGGTCACCCGCTGCTGCACACCGCCATGACGCTCGCCGACACCGGTGAGGTGCTGTTCACCGGCCGTCTGACCACCGCCCGGCAACCCTGGCTCACCGACCACACGGTGCTCGGCACCGCGATCCTGCCCGGCACCGCGTTCGTCGAGATGGCCGCGCACGCCGCCGACCACGTCGGCTGCGGCCAGGTCGAGGAACTCACACTGGAAGCGCCACTCGTCGTCCCGGACGGTGTCGGAACCCGGTTGCAGGTCCGCGTCGGCCCGGCCGACGCCGACGGCCGCCGCGCCCTCAGCGTGCACTCCCGTCCGGACCGCGACGACGACAGCCCGTGGACCCGGCACGCCGCCGGCACCGCGTCCTCGACGCCGGTCACCGAACCCGACCCGGACGAGATCTGGCCGCCCGCCGACGCCACCCCGATCGACGTCGACTTCCTCTACGAGTTCCTGCCCCAGCTCGGATACGGGTACGGCCCGGCCTTCCAGGGCCTGCGCGCGGCCTGGCAACGCGGCGAGGAGACCTACGCCGAGGTCGCCCTGGCCGAGCCGACCGCCGCCGAAGCCGCCCGCTACGGCGTACACCCGGCGCTCCTCGACGCCGCCACCCACGCCATGGGCCTGGCCACCGCGGCCGAGGCGCAGCAGGGACTGAGCCCCACCCAGAGCCGGATGCCGTTCTCCTGGACCGGCATCAGCGTGCACGCCACCGGCGCCGCCGCCGCCCGGGTACGGATCACGCCCAACGGCGACGACGGGGTCCGCATCGACCTCGCCGACCAGACCGGACAACCGGTCGCCACGGTCGGCAAGCTGGTGCTGCGCCCGGTCTCGGTCACCCAGCTGCGGCAGCCGACCGACGAGGCACCCCTGTTCACCGTCGACTGGGCACCCGTCGAGCCGCAGATCGCCCCCGCCGGTGGCCGGTACGCCGTCATCGGCGCACCCGACCCGTTCGTGGCCGACGCGGCGGCCGCCGTGGGATCCCTTGTCGACGACTACCCGGACCTGGACGCGCTGGCCGCCTCCGGAGCCGTACCCGAGCTGGTCTTCGTTCCGGCCCGACCCGGCGGGGACGTCCCCGGCCCGGCGGTCGACGCCTGGCTGGCCCTCGCCCAACGCTGGCTCGCCGACCCGGACTTCGCCGGGGCCCGACTGATCCTGCTCAGCCGCGGCGCGGTCGAACCGGACCCCGCCGCCGACGCCCCCGACCTGGCGCACGCCGCCGCCTGGGGTCTGATCCGCTCCGCGCAGTCCGAGGACCCGGACCGGATCGTGCTCGCCGACGTGGACGACTCGCCGCTCTCCGCGGCCAGCCTGCCCGGTGTCCTCGCCAGCGGCGAACCGCAACTGGCGGTCCGCGACGGCCGCGCCTACGCGCCCCGACTCGCCCGGGCCGCCGCCGCGCCGACCAGCCTGGACATCGACCCGGACGGCACGGTCCTCGTCACCGGAGGCACCGGCGCCCTCGGCGGGCTGCTGGCCCGGCACCTGGTCACCACCCACGGGGTACGACACCTGCTGCTGACCAGTCGCCGGGGACCGGACGCGCCCGGCGTCGAGGAATTGACCGCGCAGCTGACCGCACTCGGCGCGAGCGTCACGGTGGCGGCCTGCGACGCCGCCGACGCCGACCAGCTCGCCCACACCCTCACCGGCGTCCCCGCCGCACACCCGCTCACCGCGGTGGTGCACGCCGCCGGCATCGTCGACGACGGTGTCCTCGCCTCACTGACCCCGCGGCGGGTCGCCGCGGTCCTCGCCGCCAAGGCCGACGCCGCCGGCAACCTGCACCAGCTCACCAGGGACCGGGACCTGACCGCGTTCGTCCTGTTCTCCTCCTCGGCCGGCAGCTTCGGCGGCCCCGGGCAGGGCAACTACGCCGCGGCCAACGCCTACCTCGACGCCCTCGCCCGGCACCGCCGCCACCACGGCCTCGCCGCGATCTCCCTGGCCTGGGGGCCGTGGGCGGTCGGCGGCGGAATGGCTGGACAGCTCAGTGACGCCGACATCAACCGGATGACCAGCTTCGGCATCACCCCGTTCACCGCCGACACCGGGCTGGCCGCGTTCGACGCGGCCGTGGGCGTCGACAACCCCGTCGTCCTGCCCATCGGACTGCGGCCGGCCGCCGTTGCCGGCAACGGCCCGGTGCCGCCGCTGCTGCGCGGCCTGGTCCGTCGCCCCGCCCGGAGGGTCGCCGAGAACACCACCGACGGCGGCGACCCGGCCGAGGCACTCAAGCGGCGACTCGTCGCCACCGCACCCGCCGACCGGCCGCGGGTCCTGCTGGAGATGGTGCAGAGCCAGGTCGCGGCCGTCCTCGGCCACGCCTCCGCCGACGCCGTCCAGCCCGACCGGGGCCTCGTCGAGTGCGGCCTCGACTCGCTCGCCGCCGTCGACCTGCGCAACCGGCTCGCCGCCGCCACCGGCCTACGGCTGCCCGCCACGATCGTCTTCGACCAGCCGACACCCGGGGCGCTGGCCCGCTACCTCCAGGACGAACTGCTCGACGAACGAGCCTTGTCCGCCCTGTCGGTACTCGGCGAACTGGACCGCCTCGAAGCGGGCCTGGCCGCCGTCAGCGCCGACGACCCGGACCGGGCGAAGGTCGCCGGGCGGCTCCGCAGCCTGCTCGACACCTGGACCGGCGCGAACCCAGCACACGACAGCAGCGCCCTGCACGGCGCCACCGCCGAGGAGCTGTTCGACCTCCTCGACGACGAACTCGGCATTGCCTGA
- a CDS encoding DUF5988 family protein, producing MTTTLLTPIDAPTDPFGPPADLSRFLGQHYFSHDAANPATNPPLDFEKAAFQSPTVVTAEQLTSVVQVMLVGGPPAIPRSLVVSKTLAANEKLKICYLDGYEHFERDAELGDVFVWSMRTAMAF from the coding sequence ATGACCACTACGCTGTTGACGCCGATCGATGCTCCTACTGACCCGTTCGGCCCGCCGGCCGATCTGAGCAGGTTCCTGGGTCAGCACTACTTCAGCCACGACGCCGCGAACCCGGCGACCAACCCGCCGCTGGATTTCGAGAAGGCGGCGTTCCAGTCCCCGACCGTGGTGACCGCCGAGCAGCTCACCTCCGTGGTGCAGGTGATGCTCGTCGGTGGACCCCCGGCGATCCCGCGCAGCCTCGTCGTCAGCAAGACGCTGGCGGCGAACGAGAAGCTGAAGATCTGCTACCTGGACGGGTACGAGCACTTCGAGCGCGACGCGGAGCTGGGCGACGTGTTCGTCTGGTCGATGCGTACCGCGATGGCCTTCTGA
- a CDS encoding ABC transporter permease, translated as MSFLRDTWLTFDRAVRPALRSPGTLIVGVAVPLVYLVLFGPLLSDTTDESGLSSWQWFVPGMLIQLALFITANAGFSLIPDTRSGVLERMQVTPLSRVALLTGRVLKDVVLLLVQAVLMIGLAFILGFRADVLPILAGLVLLAVTAVAVGFTSYGLALKLKHEFALAPVVSGIVVPLMLLSGVLLPMDRAPDWLYYLSRVNPLSYVVEAERELISGHYDQQVVLIGVAVAIGLLVLSTTWSLRLLRRQLA; from the coding sequence ATGTCGTTCCTGCGAGACACCTGGTTGACGTTCGACCGGGCGGTTCGTCCCGCCCTCCGTAGCCCCGGCACACTGATCGTCGGTGTCGCCGTACCCCTGGTCTACCTGGTCCTGTTCGGGCCGTTGCTCAGCGACACCACCGACGAGAGCGGCCTCAGCTCCTGGCAGTGGTTCGTCCCCGGCATGCTCATCCAGCTCGCCCTGTTCATCACCGCCAACGCCGGCTTCTCGCTAATCCCGGACACCCGCTCCGGCGTGCTGGAGCGGATGCAGGTCACCCCGCTCAGCCGGGTCGCCCTGCTCACCGGCCGGGTCCTCAAGGACGTGGTGCTCCTGCTCGTGCAGGCGGTCCTGATGATCGGTCTCGCGTTCATCCTCGGCTTCCGGGCTGACGTACTGCCGATCCTGGCCGGGCTGGTCCTGCTCGCCGTCACCGCGGTCGCGGTCGGCTTCACCTCCTACGGCCTGGCGCTCAAGCTCAAGCACGAGTTCGCCCTGGCCCCGGTGGTCAGCGGCATCGTCGTGCCGCTGATGCTGCTGTCCGGTGTGCTGCTGCCGATGGACCGCGCCCCGGACTGGCTGTACTACCTGTCGCGGGTCAACCCGCTCAGCTACGTCGTCGAGGCCGAGCGGGAGCTGATCAGCGGCCACTACGACCAGCAGGTCGTGCTGATCGGCGTGGCGGTCGCGATCGGCCTGCTGGTCCTCAGCACCACCTGGTCCCTGCGGCTGCTGCGCCGCCAGCTCGCCTGA